A window of Juglans regia cultivar Chandler chromosome 7, Walnut 2.0, whole genome shotgun sequence contains these coding sequences:
- the LOC109021675 gene encoding uncharacterized protein LOC109021675, with protein sequence MKCFKSKDKRRGKEIEQITRRIKEVQEELGPHNVEELKSLQKQVEELMEQEDIMWKQRAKRNWYNLVDRNTRFFHECANQRKKRSKISQIVDRKGTLRLEQDGVAEAFKDHFAEVYKTVSPRVELIEKCLEAVERRVTVEMNESLEKIFMREEVNEALKMMGPLKSPGPDGFGACFFQSFWHIVGDDVCGAVLHFLNGGRMVSSLNHTYIALIPKVSDPKNVNEFRPISLCNVVYKLAAKTLANRLKKVMDVIISKNQSAFIPGRLISDNIVAAYEVLHSMQTRQRSKDGSMALKLDISKAYDRVEWSYLEAMMKKLGFGDRWTDLIMECISSVSYAVLTNGRPGETILPTRGLRQEDPLSLYLFLLCAEGLSAMLNNAEIRSELRGVSVARGGIRVTHLLFADDCIIFGKASWVEWKKINDILELYEAASGQSLNKHKTTIFFSPKVHVSMREKMMKEMGARQQNNCEKYLGLPSMVGRSKYNSLRVIKDECGRRLVIGKINFYHPREIVAQMAKFWWSFKKDKNKIQWRSWAKLRVAKANGGLGFRELVSFNKALLAKQYWRMLTNPHSLAAKVLKDKYFRHSDILVSKLGFRPLVIWRSLWDSLELLKEGTLLAAKAKVKELIDGVTKTWKTNLVKDIFNEEEAILVCSLPISSSGLPDKLIWAHTKNGQFDVKSAYHLGAGKIEKRGRKIVKDYFCPICKMQKETVSHALWSCGGAMDVWADNLSPVQKWASTEKDIQELWADWCNKLKREDFELMAVVLRRIWLRRNRFIFENKFEWPDVIFRQATDFLLQFQEAQQKEPKSQIERSQGRELCRWKVPIEGQVKVNWDAALKVNEGRMGIGVVMRDEHGDLLVSLCAQKRIVTSPLVAEFQALWRAMQLCADLNLLKVVFEGDALSVIKAVNDTEASWEWHGQLVEDIKGILKNRSNWTVTHTFRECNSVAHFLAKSSLLVNEETIWIEEGPLGIQYYVQKDKDVTVEEE encoded by the exons ATGAAATGTTTTAAAAGCAAAGAtaaaaggagaggaaaagagaTTGAACAGATTACAAGAAGGATTAAGGAAGTGCAAGAAGAGTTGGGGCCTCATAATGTAGAGGAGCTGAAAAGCTTACAAAAGCAAGTGGAAGAGTTGATGGAACAGGAGGATATTATGTGGAAACAAAGGGCCAAGAGAAACTGGTACAACCTTGTTGATAGAAACACAAGGTTCTTTCATGAGTGTGCAaatcaaaggaagaaaagaagtaaaatatctcaaattgtAGACAGAAAAGGAACCTTGAGATTAGAACAAGATGGAGTTGCAGAAGCCTTTAAAGACCATTTTGCTGAGGTGTATAAAACTGTTAGTCCGAGAGTTGAATTGATTGAAAAGTGCCTTGAAGCAGTAGAGAGAAGGGTAACTGTTGAAATGAATGAATCATTGGAGAAGATTTTTATGAGGGAGGAAGTAAATGAGGCTCTGAAGATGATGGGGCCATTAAAATCCCCAGGACCAGATGGTTTTGGGGCATGCTTCTTTCAATCTTTTTGGCATATTGTGGGTGATGATGTGTGTGGGGCAGTGCTTCATTTTCTCAATGGTGGAAGGATGGTCTCTTCTTTAAACCACACCTATATAGCTTTAATTCCAAAAGTGAGTGACCCCAAAAATGTTAATGAGTTTAGACCAATAAGCTTATGCAATGTAGTGTATAAGCTTGCAGCAAAAACTCTTGCCAATAGATTGAAGAAAGTTATGGAtgttattatttcaaaaaatcagAGTGCCTTCATTCCTGGGAGGTTGATTTCTGACAATATTGTAGCAGCCTATGAAGTGTTGCATTCTATGCAAACAAGGCAAAGGAGTAAGGATGGCAGCATGGCTTTAAAATTGGATATCTCAAAGGCATATGATAGAGTAGAATGGTCTTACCTTGAAGCAATGATGAAGAAGCTGGGATTTGGGGATAGGTGGACTGATTTGATAATGGAGTGTATATCCTCAGTATCTTATGCTGTTTTAACAAATGGTAGACCAGGAGAGACTATTCTCCCCACAAGGGGACTGAGACAGGAAGATCCCTTATCTCtttatctcttccttttgtGTGCTGAAGGTCTAAGTGCAATGCTCAACAATGCAGAGATAAGATCAGAACTGAGAGGGGTGTCAGTTGCTAGAGGAGGTATAAGGGTCACTCACttactatttgcagatgattgcaTTATTTTTGGGAAGGCAAGTTGGGTGGAATGGAAGAAGATTAATGACATTCTTGAGCTTTATGAAGCTGCCTCAGGTCAGAGTTTAAACAAGCATAAGACTACAATCTTCTTCAGTCCCAAAGTCCATGTTTCTATGAGagaaaaaatgatgaaagaaatGGGAGCAAGACAGcagaataattgtgaaaaatacttgggtttGCCAAGTATGGTTGGTAGATCAAAATATAACTCTTTAAGAGTCATTAAGGACGAGTGTGGAAGAAGATTAGTAATTGGAAAAATCAATTTCTATCACCCTCGG GAAATAGTTGCTCAAATGGCTAAATTTTGGTGGAGTTTCAAAAAGGACAAGAATAAAATTCAATGGAGGAGCTGGGCAAAATTGAGGGTTGCAAAAGCTAATGGAGGACTGGGCTTTAGAGAACTTGTAAGCTTCAACAAGGCTTTACTAGCAAAGCAATATTGGAGAATGTTGACAAATCCTCACTCCTTGGCTGCAAAGGTCCTGAAGGATAAATACTTTAGGCATTCTGACATTTTGGTTTCAAAGCTGGGGTTTAGGCCATTAGTTATTTGGAGGAGTTTATGGGATTCTTTGGAGTTGTTAAAGGAGGG AACTTTACTAGCAGCTAAAGCAAAGGTCAAAGAACTTATTGATGGGGTTACTAAGACTTGGAAAACAAATTTGGTTAAAgacatttttaatgaagaagaggCAATTCTTGTCTGCAGCTTACCTATTAGTTCATCAGGTTTGCCTGACAAATTAATTTGGGCTCATACTAAGAATGGTCAATTTGATGTCAAAAGTGCATATCATCTGGGTGcaggaaaaatagagaaaagggGGAG GAAGATTGTTAAAGATTACTTCTGTCCAATCTGTAAAATGCAGAAGGAAACAGTTTCTCATGCTCTATGGAGCTGTGGTGGAGCTATGGATGTTTGGGCAGATAATCTTAGTCCTGTGCAGAAATGGGCATCTACTGAGAAGGATATACAAGAGCTATGGGCAGACTGGTgtaataaattgaaaagagaaGATTTTGAGTTAATGGCAGTAGTGCTGAGAAGGATTTGGTTGAGGCGAAAcagatttatttttgaaaataaatttgaatggCCTGATGTGATTTTTAGACAAGCCACTGACTTTCTGCTTCAGTTTCAGGAAGCTCAACAAAAAGAACCCAAGAGCCAAATTGAGAGGTCTCAGGGAAGAGAGTTATGCAGATGGAAGGTTCCTATAGAAGGCCAAGTGAAggttaattgggatgctgcATTAAAAGTTAATGAAGGAAGGATGGGGATTGGTGTAGTGATGAGAGATGAGCATGGAGATCTGTTGGTCTCACTGTGTGCTCAGAAGAGGATAGTAACCTCCCCTCTAGTAGCTGAGTTTCAGGCTCTTTGGCGTGCTATGCAATTGTGTGCAGATTTGAACCTATTGAAAGTGGtctttgaaggggatgctctgAGTGTGATTAAAGCAGTGAATGATACTGAAGCTAGCTGGGAATGGCATGGTCAACTGGTTGAAGACATTAAAGGGATTTTGAAGAATAGATCTAACTGGACAGTCACACATACTTTTAGGGAATGTAATAGTGTAGCTCACTTTCTAGCTAAATCTTCTTTACTTGTAAATGAGGAAACAATTTGGATAGAAGAAGGCCCTTTAGGCATACAGTACTATGTTCAAAAGGATAAAGATGTAACAGTTGAAGAAGAATGA